A stretch of the Ananas comosus cultivar F153 linkage group 14, ASM154086v1, whole genome shotgun sequence genome encodes the following:
- the LOC109720710 gene encoding auxin response factor 12-like, with translation MQQEQIDSFLPIEMGIVSKQPTNYFCKTLTGSDTSTHGGFFVPRRAAEKVFPPLDFTQQPPAQELIARDLHDVESKFGTSFEVRRR, from the exons atgcagCAGGAGCAGATAGATAGCTTCCTTCCAATTGAGATGGGTATAGTGAGCAAGCAGCCGACAAATTACTTCTGCAAGACTCTGACGGGAAGCGATACGAGTACTCACGGGGGATTCTTTGTTCCCCGCCGTGCTGCTGAGAAGGTGTTTCCTCCCCTG GATTTCACTCAGCAGCCACCAGCGCAGGAGCTCATTGCGCGTGATCTTCATGATGTTGAATCAAAGTTCGGCACATCTTTCGAGGTAAGGAGAAGGTAG